From the genome of Thermodesulfobacteriota bacterium, one region includes:
- a CDS encoding efflux RND transporter periplasmic adaptor subunit: MRSCRDRGAALAVLAALTLAACGQEAAPPASTRPAGPRVVPVTVGEAVARRVEVRLEQVGTLEASRAVTLRSEASGTVVEVALSEGRPVKEGAVLVRLDDRKLQAEIAMLEASIQQLEVRLANRRRDLERNPALVEAEIQKLDEQVRQLRVRLANRERDLERNRPLVERDLIARQAFDRIQTEVDELRSDIARTELELARQRDLVAKQSADSIRTDIGEIEAQIARTRASLVQQKVRLADASIRAPFDGVAGVRNVNVGDFLAVGGAVVTVVDLDPLEITFRVPEKHRARVTTGLPVALRVDAAPGEVFTGTISFIAPQVDPETRAFLVKAEVRNPEHRLSPGMFARVEVVLEVREDALTVPWESVIQTESATYVYAVEADIARHVPVELGETTSEWAEVRGAELRPGTRVVLEGKFALRDGAAVSLPVPPKQP, from the coding sequence GTGAGAAGCTGTAGAGACCGGGGCGCCGCCCTGGCGGTGCTGGCCGCCCTGACCCTGGCGGCCTGCGGGCAGGAGGCCGCGCCCCCCGCCTCCACGCGACCCGCCGGGCCCCGGGTGGTCCCGGTCACCGTGGGAGAGGCCGTGGCCCGCCGGGTCGAAGTGCGCCTGGAGCAGGTGGGCACCCTGGAGGCCAGCCGGGCCGTCACCCTGCGGTCCGAGGCCAGCGGCACCGTGGTCGAGGTGGCGCTCTCCGAGGGCCGGCCGGTAAAGGAAGGGGCGGTGCTGGTGCGCCTGGACGACCGCAAGCTCCAGGCCGAGATCGCCATGCTCGAGGCCAGCATCCAGCAGCTCGAGGTGCGGCTGGCCAACCGCCGGCGGGACCTGGAGCGAAACCCCGCCCTGGTGGAGGCGGAGATCCAGAAGCTCGACGAGCAGGTGCGCCAGCTTCGGGTCCGCCTGGCCAACCGGGAGCGCGACCTGGAGCGCAACCGGCCCCTGGTGGAGCGGGACCTGATCGCCCGCCAGGCGTTCGACCGCATCCAGACCGAGGTGGACGAGCTCAGATCCGACATCGCCCGCACCGAGCTGGAGCTCGCCCGGCAGCGGGACCTGGTGGCGAAGCAGAGCGCGGACAGCATTCGCACCGACATCGGAGAGATCGAGGCCCAGATCGCCCGGACCCGGGCGAGCCTCGTCCAGCAGAAGGTGCGCCTGGCCGACGCGAGCATCCGGGCCCCCTTCGACGGCGTGGCCGGCGTGCGCAACGTGAACGTGGGGGACTTCCTGGCCGTGGGCGGCGCCGTGGTCACGGTGGTGGACCTGGACCCCCTGGAGATCACCTTCCGGGTGCCGGAAAAGCACCGGGCCCGGGTGACCACCGGCCTGCCCGTGGCGCTGCGGGTGGACGCGGCGCCGGGGGAGGTCTTTACCGGAACGATCTCCTTCATCGCCCCCCAGGTGGACCCGGAGACCCGCGCCTTCCTGGTGAAGGCCGAGGTGCGCAACCCCGAACACCGCCTGAGCCCGGGGATGTTCGCCCGGGTGGAGGTCGTCCTCGAGGTCCGGGAGGACGCCCTGACCGTGCCCTGGGAGAGCGTGATCCAGACCGAGTCGGCCACCTACGTCTACGCCGTGGAGGCCGACATCGCCCGGCACGTCCCCGTGGAGCTCGGGGAGACCACCAGCGAGTGGGCCGAGGTGCGGGGCGCCGAGCTTCGCCCCGGCACCCGGGTGGTGCTGGAGGGGAAGTTCGCCCTGCGCGACGGCGCCGCGGTCTCCCTGCCGGTGCCCCCCAAGCAGCCCTGA